The following coding sequences are from one Microbulbifer sp. TB1203 window:
- a CDS encoding TorF family putative porin: MGKINNRATVVIASSALALAMAASTSVAAEGGVSFSGNVGVTTDYRFRGISQSDSGPAVQGGFDVDFGNGFYAGTWASQVDFGYDGTDYEVDIYGGYAGEISESVSYDVGYIYYGYSGGNDEEYQEIYGSVSISDLTLGLAYSNEYWAETGTFYYPYAEYSFALPADLSLDLHVGLNVLDEDGGFLDEGEDSYVDYSVSLGKEFGGLALSASVVGTDISDSECFDLDWCEPTVLATATYNW; this comes from the coding sequence GTGGGAAAGATCAATAACAGAGCGACCGTTGTAATCGCAAGCAGCGCCCTGGCGTTGGCCATGGCCGCTTCGACTTCCGTTGCCGCAGAGGGCGGTGTCAGCTTCAGCGGCAATGTGGGAGTGACCACCGACTACCGCTTCCGGGGCATTTCCCAGTCCGACAGCGGCCCCGCCGTACAGGGCGGGTTCGACGTGGATTTCGGCAACGGCTTCTACGCGGGAACCTGGGCCTCGCAAGTGGATTTCGGTTACGACGGAACCGATTACGAGGTGGATATTTACGGTGGCTACGCCGGTGAGATCAGCGAGAGCGTGAGCTACGACGTGGGCTACATCTACTATGGCTATTCCGGCGGCAACGACGAGGAATACCAGGAAATCTACGGCAGCGTCAGCATTTCCGACCTGACTTTAGGCCTCGCCTACTCCAACGAATACTGGGCGGAAACCGGCACCTTTTACTATCCGTATGCCGAATACAGCTTCGCCCTGCCGGCGGACCTGTCCCTGGACCTGCACGTCGGCCTGAATGTGCTCGACGAAGATGGCGGCTTCCTGGACGAAGGGGAGGACTCCTACGTGGACTACTCCGTATCCCTGGGCAAGGAATTCGGCGGGCTCGCTTTGAGCGCTTCGGTCGTCGGAACTGACATCAGCGATAGCGAGTGCTTCGATCTCGACTGGTGCGAACCGACCGTACTGGCCACTGCAACCTACAATTGGTAG
- a CDS encoding accessory factor UbiK family protein, whose protein sequence is MAADKLQQLLQELQQQGAVITSDLRDALAVALGKLPLVSQQEFDTQTKILQRTREKLARLEAQVEIMERALAEQEKKNPPTD, encoded by the coding sequence GTGGCTGCGGACAAATTGCAACAGTTATTGCAGGAGCTGCAACAACAGGGGGCAGTAATCACCAGCGATCTGCGCGATGCCCTCGCGGTTGCCCTGGGCAAACTGCCCCTGGTGTCCCAACAGGAATTCGACACCCAGACGAAGATTCTTCAACGTACCCGGGAAAAACTCGCGCGTTTGGAGGCCCAGGTGGAAATAATGGAGCGGGCACTCGCGGAGCAGGAGAAAAAGAACCCTCCCACCGATTAG
- a CDS encoding YifB family Mg chelatase-like AAA ATPase → MSLSVTYTRAQLGVAAPLVTVETHLANGLPAFHIVGLPEAAVRESRDRVRSALVNSHFEFPQRRITVNLAPADLPKEGGRYDLAIAIGILAASGQVPCEPLESYEFVGELALTGKLRQVNGALPAAIACGDAGRTLVVPRESAGEAALSGTGVKAAETLLQVCAQLHGREPLPDAEPTDGERDPLCADLADVRGQLKARRALEVAAAGGHNLLFYGPPGTGKTMLASRLPGILPPLEQRELIEVAAIYSSAGLPSVRQRPYRSPHHSASAISLVGGGSSPRPGEISLAHRGVLFLDEMPEFPRHALEILREPLESGEVRISRARAQVTFPADFQLVGAMNPCPCGYLGEPRCRCTPDQIDRYRNKLSGPLLDRIDMQVEVASMSAAQLQDAPTGESSATVRERVLLARDRQLQRQGMINAQLAGAELDRFCALGKSEQTLLRHSVEQLGLSARSYHRVLKVARTLADLAGEENIGAGQIAEALAYRNLDRRQIPANV, encoded by the coding sequence TTGAGCCTTTCCGTCACCTATACCCGCGCCCAACTGGGCGTCGCCGCACCACTGGTCACCGTGGAGACCCACCTGGCCAACGGCCTGCCCGCTTTCCATATTGTCGGCCTGCCGGAGGCCGCGGTGCGTGAGAGCCGCGACCGGGTGCGCAGTGCCCTCGTCAACAGCCACTTCGAATTCCCCCAGCGGCGCATCACCGTCAACCTGGCGCCGGCGGACCTGCCCAAGGAGGGCGGCCGCTACGACTTGGCGATTGCCATCGGTATTCTCGCCGCCTCCGGCCAGGTTCCCTGCGAACCCCTGGAAAGCTACGAATTTGTCGGCGAACTGGCGCTCACCGGTAAGCTGCGTCAGGTCAACGGCGCCCTCCCCGCCGCCATCGCCTGCGGCGACGCCGGGCGCACCCTGGTGGTGCCTCGGGAATCCGCCGGCGAGGCGGCGCTGTCCGGCACCGGAGTGAAAGCCGCGGAGACCCTGCTGCAGGTGTGCGCGCAACTGCACGGCCGCGAGCCGCTGCCGGACGCGGAACCTACCGATGGGGAACGGGATCCCCTGTGCGCCGACCTGGCGGATGTACGCGGCCAGCTGAAAGCGCGCCGCGCCCTGGAAGTGGCCGCCGCCGGCGGCCACAACCTGCTCTTCTACGGGCCCCCGGGCACCGGCAAGACCATGCTCGCCAGCCGTCTGCCGGGCATACTGCCGCCGCTGGAGCAGCGGGAACTGATCGAAGTGGCCGCCATTTATTCCAGCGCCGGATTGCCCTCCGTGCGTCAGCGCCCCTACCGTTCGCCCCATCATAGTGCTTCCGCCATTTCCCTGGTGGGAGGCGGGAGCAGCCCACGGCCGGGAGAGATATCCCTGGCTCACCGCGGCGTGCTCTTCCTGGACGAGATGCCGGAATTCCCCCGCCACGCCCTGGAGATACTGCGCGAACCGCTGGAAAGCGGCGAGGTGCGTATTTCCCGCGCGCGGGCGCAGGTCACCTTCCCCGCGGATTTCCAGTTGGTCGGCGCCATGAACCCCTGCCCCTGCGGCTACCTGGGCGAGCCCCGCTGCCGCTGTACCCCGGACCAGATAGATCGCTACCGCAACAAACTCTCCGGCCCGCTGCTGGACCGCATCGATATGCAGGTGGAGGTGGCGAGCATGAGCGCCGCACAGCTGCAGGACGCGCCCACGGGGGAATCCTCGGCGACAGTGCGCGAACGGGTGCTGCTGGCAAGGGATCGGCAGCTGCAAAGGCAGGGGATGATCAACGCGCAGTTGGCCGGTGCGGAGCTGGACCGCTTCTGCGCACTCGGCAAAAGCGAACAGACTTTATTGCGGCACTCGGTGGAGCAGCTCGGGCTTTCCGCACGCAGTTATCACCGCGTGTTAAAAGTCGCGCGCACCCTGGCCGACCTCGCCGGTGAGGAAAATATCGGTGCGGGGCAGATTGCCGAGGCGCTGGCCTATCGCAATCTGGACCGGCGGCAGATACCGGCAAATGTGTAG